Proteins from a genomic interval of Candidatus Borkfalkia ceftriaxoniphila:
- the glgD gene encoding glucose-1-phosphate adenylyltransferase subunit GlgD — protein MSAVGIIFSNIHDENIPELSRRRTMASVPFGGRYRLIDFALSNMVNSGITTVGIITKSNYQSLMDHLGSGKDWDLARKTGGLILLPPFGAQENDVLYRNRLEALKGAMGFLNRRNEEYVVLCDCDGVYRMDFSDVIEYHEKKKADITLVCHDEEIDDSARYTAVKTDQDGRVSDIKINAKLSGKNKFYVNIMIMNRRFLINTIFDAVARGLNSFRRDILMRNFKSLKIFAYDFKGYHASIDSIGSYFKHNMELLNKNLRDELFGARDIYTKVRDSAPSKYGENSKIKNSLISDGCIVEGTVENSILFRGVKVGKGSVIKNSIVMQDNLIGDNVSLNCVITDKNVVIRDRRVLSGCEAQPYCIPKGSMI, from the coding sequence ATGTCTGCAGTCGGCATCATTTTTTCCAATATCCACGACGAAAATATTCCCGAACTGTCGCGCCGCCGCACCATGGCCTCCGTTCCGTTCGGCGGAAGATATCGGCTGATCGATTTCGCGTTATCCAATATGGTCAACTCCGGGATCACTACGGTCGGGATCATCACGAAAAGCAACTACCAGTCGCTGATGGACCATCTCGGCAGCGGTAAGGACTGGGACCTGGCGAGAAAGACGGGCGGGCTTATTCTGCTGCCGCCTTTCGGCGCGCAGGAAAACGACGTTTTATACCGCAACCGCCTCGAAGCGCTCAAAGGCGCGATGGGATTTCTGAACCGCCGCAATGAAGAATACGTAGTTCTCTGCGACTGCGACGGCGTATATCGCATGGATTTCAGCGACGTTATCGAATATCACGAAAAGAAGAAGGCGGATATCACGCTCGTATGCCACGACGAGGAGATAGACGATTCTGCCCGCTATACCGCCGTAAAAACGGACCAAGACGGACGGGTGAGCGATATTAAAATAAACGCGAAACTTTCGGGCAAAAATAAATTTTATGTCAATATTATGATTATGAACCGTCGGTTTTTAATCAATACTATCTTTGACGCCGTCGCGCGCGGGCTCAACAGTTTCCGACGCGATATTCTCATGCGCAACTTCAAGAGTTTGAAAATTTTTGCTTACGATTTTAAGGGCTACCACGCGAGCATCGATTCGATCGGTTCCTATTTCAAACACAATATGGAACTTTTAAATAAGAACTTGCGCGACGAATTGTTCGGCGCGCGGGATATCTATACCAAAGTGCGCGATTCGGCGCCTTCCAAGTACGGCGAAAATTCCAAGATCAAAAATTCGCTCATTTCGGACGGCTGTATCGTAGAGGGCACGGTGGAAAACAGCATTCTGTTCCGCGGCGTGAAGGTCGGAAAGGGCAGCGTGATCAAAAATTCCATTGTAATGCAGGATAACCTCATCGGGGACAACGTCAGTTTGAACTGCGTGATCACCGATAAAAATGTCGTGATAAGGGACAGAAGGGTGCTTTCGGGCTGCGAAGCGCAGCCGTATTGCATTCCCAAAG
- a CDS encoding glucose-1-phosphate adenylyltransferase: protein MQRKKECVAMLLAGGQGSRLYALTNNIAKPAVPFGAKYRIIDFPLSNCINSGIDTVGVLTQYQPLVLNEYIGNGQPWDLDRTFGGVHVLSPYQKKSKSAWYEGTANAIYQNINFIKMYNPEYVLILSGDHIYKMDYSKMLRAHVENVASCTIAAINVTMQEASRFGILNTREDGTIYEFEEKPKQPKSTLASMGIYIFTAQKLYDYLEEDDSNPSSSKDFGKDVLPAMLAAGEKMVAYSFDGYWKDVGTISSLWEANMDLLGDDPAFDVSNSDWKIHSRNPLAPPEYVGEDAIIKNSMIALGCEIEGTVINSLLSSNVIVKKGAFVKDSVIMSGTVIEEDARVTYAIIDEDVTVSRGAVIGEERTSKKGIAVLGRNIVVEEGAILAGGNIVDKNVLKGGK from the coding sequence ATGCAAAGAAAGAAAGAATGTGTTGCGATGCTCCTCGCGGGGGGGCAGGGAAGCAGGTTGTATGCGCTGACGAATAACATCGCAAAACCTGCCGTGCCGTTCGGGGCAAAGTACAGGATCATCGATTTTCCGCTCTCGAACTGCATCAATTCAGGGATCGACACGGTGGGCGTTCTCACCCAGTATCAGCCGTTGGTCCTCAACGAATATATCGGTAACGGGCAGCCGTGGGATCTTGACCGCACCTTCGGGGGCGTGCACGTACTTTCGCCTTATCAGAAAAAATCCAAATCCGCCTGGTATGAGGGTACGGCCAACGCCATTTACCAGAATATCAACTTTATCAAAATGTACAATCCCGAATACGTGCTCATTCTTTCGGGCGATCATATCTATAAAATGGATTACAGCAAAATGCTGCGCGCGCACGTGGAAAACGTGGCGAGTTGCACGATCGCAGCCATCAACGTGACCATGCAGGAGGCTTCCCGTTTCGGGATTCTGAACACCCGCGAAGACGGGACCATTTACGAGTTCGAAGAAAAACCCAAACAGCCGAAAAGCACGCTGGCTTCCATGGGGATCTACATCTTTACCGCGCAGAAACTGTACGACTATCTGGAAGAGGACGACAGCAATCCCTCGTCCTCCAAAGATTTCGGGAAAGACGTTCTGCCCGCCATGCTCGCCGCAGGGGAAAAGATGGTGGCGTACAGTTTTGACGGCTATTGGAAGGACGTAGGCACGATCTCTTCTTTATGGGAAGCGAACATGGACCTTTTGGGCGACGACCCCGCCTTCGACGTTTCCAATTCGGACTGGAAAATTCATTCGCGCAATCCGCTTGCGCCGCCCGAATACGTGGGGGAAGATGCGATCATTAAAAATTCGATGATCGCGCTCGGCTGCGAAATAGAGGGTACCGTCATCAATTCTTTGCTGTCGAGCAACGTGATCGTGAAAAAGGGCGCGTTCGTCAAGGACAGCGTGATCATGAGCGGCACTGTCATCGAGGAAGATGCGCGCGTTACATACGCCATCATCGACGAGGACGTGACGGTTTCTCGCGGCGCCGTGATCGGCGAAGAGCGGACCTCCAAAAAGGGGATAGCCGTACTCGGCCGCAATATCGTCGTTGAAGAGGGCGCGATCCTTGCTGGCGGCAATATCGTAGATAAAAACGTTTTGAAGGGAGGTAAATGA
- the glgB gene encoding 1,4-alpha-glucan branching protein GlgB, whose product MQEVEFPLFLFHNGKNVRSYEFFGAHPARDDGKKGVVFRVWAPRAKSVSVVGDFNGWDPAAHVMTRLLDGETFELFIPHIKNYEVYKYCICAQDGRYLYKADPFAFHAETPSKTASKVYDLNGFKWSDKAYRDSLKKKNIYASPMNIYELNALSWRQYGDGNYFDFGKLISELIPYLKEMRYTHVEFMPLSEYPYDGSWGYQVTGYYAITSRLGTPHDFMKLVDELHKNGIGVILDWVPAHFPKDAHGLYEFDGAPLYECPQWDRMEHKSWGTRVFDYGRNEVLSFLISNALFYFDRYHIDGLRVDAVASMLYLDYDKKPGEWVPNIYGENKNLEAIAFLQKLNAAVFSEYPQAMMIAEESTAWPLVTKPVDVGGLGFNFKWNMGWMNDVLSYMQTDPYFRSYNHNKLTFSMFYAFTENFVLPISHDEVVHGKRSLIDKMPGSYEEKFANVRAFMGYMMSHPGKKLLFMGSEFGQFKEWDYREGLEFFLEEYPMHAKLALMNRELNLFYAQTPAFYEIEDSWDGFEWMAADDADRNIIAYLRRDKSGEQYLVIVNFSGVKAENYRLGVPKGKYKIVFNTDSVKYGGAGALSKRVFATSKKISHGRENSILVDVPALTCLYLQKTE is encoded by the coding sequence ATGCAGGAAGTTGAATTTCCCTTGTTTCTGTTCCATAACGGAAAGAACGTTCGCTCTTATGAGTTTTTCGGCGCGCACCCTGCCAGAGATGACGGCAAGAAGGGCGTTGTTTTCCGCGTCTGGGCGCCGCGCGCGAAGTCTGTTTCCGTCGTGGGAGATTTTAACGGCTGGGATCCCGCGGCCCATGTAATGACCAGACTGTTGGACGGGGAAACGTTCGAACTTTTTATCCCTCATATCAAAAATTACGAAGTTTACAAATATTGTATCTGCGCGCAGGACGGGCGATATCTGTATAAAGCCGATCCCTTTGCGTTCCATGCGGAAACGCCTTCCAAGACGGCGTCGAAAGTGTACGATCTGAACGGTTTCAAATGGTCGGACAAGGCGTACAGGGATTCTTTGAAAAAAAAGAATATCTATGCGTCGCCCATGAATATATATGAACTGAACGCCTTATCCTGGCGGCAGTACGGGGACGGGAATTATTTCGATTTCGGTAAACTGATCTCAGAACTCATTCCGTATCTGAAAGAGATGCGCTATACGCACGTGGAGTTTATGCCTCTGAGCGAATATCCCTACGACGGTTCATGGGGATATCAGGTCACGGGTTATTATGCGATCACATCGCGGTTGGGTACGCCGCACGATTTTATGAAACTTGTGGACGAGCTTCACAAAAACGGCATCGGCGTGATTTTGGACTGGGTACCCGCGCATTTTCCCAAAGACGCGCACGGGTTGTACGAATTCGACGGCGCGCCTTTATACGAGTGCCCGCAGTGGGATCGTATGGAGCATAAGAGTTGGGGCACACGCGTATTCGATTACGGGCGCAACGAGGTTCTGTCGTTTCTGATATCCAACGCGTTGTTTTATTTCGACCGTTATCATATCGACGGGCTGCGCGTAGATGCGGTCGCATCGATGCTTTATCTCGATTACGATAAAAAACCCGGCGAGTGGGTCCCGAATATCTACGGCGAGAATAAAAATCTGGAAGCGATCGCGTTTTTGCAGAAACTCAACGCCGCCGTGTTTTCGGAGTACCCGCAGGCAATGATGATCGCGGAAGAATCCACCGCATGGCCGCTCGTGACCAAGCCTGTGGACGTGGGCGGTCTGGGTTTCAACTTTAAGTGGAATATGGGCTGGATGAACGACGTACTGTCGTATATGCAGACCGATCCTTATTTTCGCAGTTACAATCACAATAAGTTGACGTTTTCCATGTTTTACGCGTTTACGGAAAACTTTGTTTTGCCCATTTCACATGACGAAGTGGTGCACGGAAAGCGTTCTCTCATTGACAAAATGCCGGGCAGTTACGAAGAAAAGTTTGCAAACGTGCGCGCGTTTATGGGATATATGATGTCGCACCCAGGCAAAAAATTGCTGTTCATGGGCAGCGAATTCGGGCAGTTCAAAGAATGGGATTACCGCGAGGGACTGGAATTTTTCTTAGAAGAATATCCCATGCACGCGAAACTTGCGCTCATGAACCGCGAACTCAATCTGTTCTACGCCCAGACGCCCGCATTTTACGAGATAGAAGATTCGTGGGACGGGTTCGAATGGATGGCTGCGGACGACGCCGACCGCAATATCATCGCATATCTTCGCCGCGATAAGAGCGGAGAACAGTATCTGGTCATCGTAAATTTTTCGGGCGTCAAGGCAGAAAATTACCGTCTGGGCGTGCCCAAAGGTAAATATAAGATCGTTTTCAATACCGACAGCGTGAAATACGGCGGCGCAGGCGCGCTTTCGAAACGCGTGTTCGCCACTTCGAAAAAGATCAGCCACGGACGGGAAAATTCCATACTTGTCGACGTTCCCGCGCTGACTTGCCTGTATTTGCAAAAGACGGAATAA
- a CDS encoding O-antigen ligase family protein, with the protein MIYEKIQKIQSQPVMEKILRFFDGNLYPLIYAALALICSFTGLEVAFFVLTAIVVVFTAIFSKDSKPLIAPLVLVVYSVSQKHTPQYPYNSDYLYRTSVLATMGVLLAFIAAAFVFRMIVYKGQKNIFKSKAIALWGTIAFGAALVLNGIFYKGYHYYDLLLGIALAVSFVFFYIYFYNTLEWNKETGIYVAKILIVACGVILIQLAEMLIFDGVIENGTINKHILNLGWGLSNNVGGMLAMFMPACFYLSYKADAGWKSGLYYAFGFVVLLGVALTLSRTSLLVGGVALVAIMILMSIRGRHVKMVRIFNIVLIACGIIFCIVFADKLVELFEHYIDKGFDDSSRFQIWKNGLLNFLKAPIFGVGFYTPIAPDWSYNIENWFFPDMYHNTIIQMIASCGVVGILAYIFHVAQGVVLMFRRFSIERLFYFFVVFVLSVMSLLDNHIFHVFPALVYSMLFAVAERDFENTPEKLKEQVL; encoded by the coding sequence ATGATATACGAAAAAATTCAAAAGATACAGTCACAACCCGTCATGGAGAAGATTCTGCGTTTTTTTGACGGTAATCTTTATCCTTTGATCTACGCGGCGTTGGCGCTTATATGCTCGTTTACAGGGTTGGAAGTGGCTTTTTTTGTTTTGACGGCGATCGTCGTCGTTTTCACGGCGATTTTCAGCAAAGATTCAAAACCGCTGATCGCGCCGCTCGTGCTCGTCGTTTACAGCGTGAGCCAGAAACATACGCCGCAATACCCGTATAACTCCGATTATCTGTATCGCACCTCCGTCTTGGCGACAATGGGCGTTTTATTGGCTTTCATTGCGGCGGCGTTCGTGTTCCGAATGATCGTTTATAAAGGACAGAAAAATATTTTCAAGAGCAAAGCGATCGCCCTTTGGGGCACGATCGCTTTCGGCGCGGCGCTCGTTCTAAACGGCATTTTTTATAAAGGTTATCATTATTACGATTTGCTGTTAGGGATCGCGTTGGCGGTATCCTTCGTCTTTTTCTATATCTATTTTTATAATACGCTGGAATGGAACAAGGAAACGGGCATTTACGTCGCGAAAATTCTCATCGTTGCCTGCGGCGTCATTCTGATCCAACTCGCCGAAATGCTGATTTTCGACGGTGTGATCGAAAACGGCACCATCAACAAACATATTCTCAATCTCGGATGGGGACTGAGCAACAACGTGGGCGGAATGCTCGCAATGTTTATGCCAGCCTGTTTTTATCTTTCTTACAAAGCGGATGCAGGCTGGAAAAGCGGCCTTTATTATGCGTTCGGTTTCGTCGTTTTGTTGGGCGTGGCTCTCACCCTGAGCCGTACCTCGCTTTTGGTCGGCGGCGTCGCGCTCGTCGCGATCATGATCTTGATGAGCATTCGGGGACGGCACGTCAAAATGGTGCGTATCTTCAATATCGTATTGATCGCTTGCGGCATAATTTTCTGCATCGTGTTTGCGGACAAACTCGTCGAACTTTTCGAACATTATATCGATAAGGGGTTCGACGACTCGTCGCGTTTTCAGATATGGAAAAACGGCTTGCTCAATTTCCTGAAAGCGCCGATATTCGGCGTAGGATTTTATACGCCGATCGCGCCCGACTGGTCTTACAATATCGAAAACTGGTTTTTCCCCGATATGTATCATAACACGATCATACAGATGATCGCCTCTTGCGGCGTCGTCGGTATTCTCGCCTATATTTTTCATGTGGCGCAGGGAGTTGTGCTCATGTTCAGGCGTTTCAGCATAGAGCGTCTGTTCTACTTTTTCGTCGTCTTTGTGCTCAGCGTGATGAGCCTTTTGGATAACCATATTTTTCACGTTTTTCCCGCGCTCGTCTACTCCATGCTGTTTGCGGTGGCAGAACGGGATTTTGAAAATACTCCTGAGAAACTGAAAGAACAAGTTTTATGA
- a CDS encoding lytic transglycosylase domain-containing protein, whose protein sequence is MKNSKTNRRVWIVWISLSCAVVLAASTALAFYFLYLPKKYSQFVERYAAECGLDSDLVYAVIRCESGFDEDAMSRSGAIGLMQLRPETANYISRLAGKEHAPDLYDAESNIRTGVLYLVYLRQRFSTLSEILAAYNAGEGRVNAWLCDPRYSDNGETLTDIPFQETRQYVKRVKKFYNYYKFFYF, encoded by the coding sequence TTGAAAAATTCGAAAACAAATAGAAGAGTGTGGATCGTCTGGATCAGTTTGTCCTGTGCCGTCGTATTGGCGGCGAGTACGGCGCTCGCGTTCTACTTTTTATATTTGCCGAAAAAATATTCGCAGTTCGTGGAACGATACGCTGCCGAGTGCGGTTTGGATAGCGATCTCGTATATGCCGTCATTCGTTGCGAGAGCGGTTTCGACGAAGACGCGATGAGTCGCTCGGGCGCGATCGGGCTCATGCAGTTGCGGCCCGAAACGGCAAATTATATATCTCGTCTGGCAGGGAAAGAGCACGCTCCGGATCTGTACGACGCGGAGAGCAATATCCGTACGGGCGTTCTGTATCTCGTATATCTCAGGCAGCGCTTTTCCACGCTTTCGGAAATCCTTGCTGCTTACAATGCCGGGGAGGGGCGCGTGAACGCATGGCTTTGCGACCCCCGATACAGCGACAACGGCGAAACGCTGACGGATATTCCTTTTCAGGAAACAAGGCAATACGTAAAGCGGGTTAAAAAATTTTATAATTACTATAAATTCTTTTATTTTTAA
- the coaE gene encoding dephospho-CoA kinase (Dephospho-CoA kinase (CoaE) performs the final step in coenzyme A biosynthesis.) — protein sequence MRQNKKIAITGGIGSGKSTVARLIAERGYDVFSCDLIAHEIYEEPNVVREILREFPDCATNGLPDRKKLSAAVFREKERLRALEKITHPAIMRKLYARMEKALSDPVFAEVPLLFEGGYQKDFDGVIVVLREKNARIGAVAVRDGLSEEEVERRIKNQFDYENKSIFEHTVLYNDGDLAKLREKVGSVLEKFENK from the coding sequence ATGAGGCAAAATAAAAAAATCGCGATCACGGGCGGGATCGGGAGCGGAAAATCCACCGTCGCGCGGCTCATCGCCGAGCGGGGATACGATGTCTTTTCCTGCGATCTGATCGCGCATGAGATCTATGAAGAGCCGAATGTTGTCCGTGAGATACTGCGCGAGTTTCCCGACTGCGCGACAAACGGTTTGCCCGACCGTAAAAAATTGTCCGCCGCCGTCTTTCGCGAGAAAGAACGTCTGCGGGCGTTGGAAAAGATCACGCATCCCGCCATCATGCGCAAATTATATGCGCGCATGGAAAAAGCCTTGTCCGATCCTGTGTTTGCGGAAGTGCCGCTTCTGTTTGAGGGCGGCTATCAAAAGGACTTCGACGGTGTGATCGTCGTGCTGCGGGAAAAAAACGCGCGTATCGGCGCAGTCGCCGTACGGGACGGGCTTTCGGAAGAAGAAGTCGAACGCAGAATAAAAAATCAGTTCGATTATGAAAATAAATCTATTTTTGAGCATACTGTACTATATAACGACGGAGATCTCGCCAAACTGCGGGAAAAGGTTGGTAGTGTGCTTGAAAAATTCGAAAACAAATAG